One Nonomuraea angiospora DNA segment encodes these proteins:
- a CDS encoding LppX_LprAFG lipoprotein, whose translation MLRKLLIVAVLALVSACSSGGGGELPAGPDLMKKAAEAMKGVKSAGFSIATEGKTTVPVKKADGRLTAAGDADGTITIDLLGLQEISFAVVGDTVHFKGPTGGFQKMTRQQLAQFYDPSVILNPTKGIAQLLTSATDPQVEALEGDAYRVATTFPGQAIGQIIPGFTQGVNGKVWIDKATSRLTKASLPLQDGTVTVSFSDYDAPVTITPPAG comes from the coding sequence ATGCTCAGAAAGCTTCTGATCGTCGCCGTTCTCGCGCTGGTGTCGGCGTGTTCGTCGGGCGGCGGCGGCGAGCTGCCTGCCGGTCCCGACCTGATGAAGAAGGCCGCCGAGGCCATGAAGGGCGTCAAGTCGGCCGGCTTCTCGATCGCGACGGAGGGCAAGACCACGGTGCCCGTCAAGAAGGCGGACGGCAGGCTCACGGCCGCCGGCGACGCCGACGGCACGATCACGATCGACCTCCTGGGCCTGCAGGAGATCAGCTTCGCCGTGGTCGGGGACACCGTGCACTTCAAGGGGCCCACGGGCGGCTTCCAGAAGATGACCCGGCAGCAGCTCGCGCAGTTCTACGACCCCTCGGTGATCCTCAACCCCACCAAGGGCATCGCGCAGCTGCTCACCTCGGCCACCGATCCCCAGGTGGAGGCGCTGGAGGGCGACGCCTACCGGGTGGCCACCACGTTCCCCGGGCAGGCCATCGGCCAGATCATCCCCGGCTTCACGCAGGGCGTGAACGGCAAGGTCTGGATCGACAAGGCCACCAGCCGCCTGACCAAGGCCAGCCTGCCGCTGCAGGACGGCACGGTGACGGTGTCGTTCAGCGACTACGACGCGCCGGTCACGATCACGCCGCCCGCCGGATGA
- a CDS encoding MarR family winged helix-turn-helix transcriptional regulator, with translation MSAPRWLSPAEQRAWRTHLALHKLLMHRLDRELQEHQLSLNDYEILVNLSESEGRRMRMSDLADATIQSRSRLSHQISRMEAKGLVTREDCRDDRRGTFAVLTDEGWETIQRVAPHHVASVREHFVDRLTDDQLEAIDAAYGPIVERLKKLR, from the coding sequence ATGAGCGCGCCTCGTTGGCTTTCTCCCGCCGAGCAGCGTGCCTGGCGCACGCATCTGGCGCTGCACAAGCTCCTCATGCACCGGCTCGACCGGGAGCTGCAGGAGCACCAGCTCTCGCTGAACGACTACGAGATCCTGGTCAACCTCTCGGAGAGCGAGGGGCGGCGCATGCGGATGAGCGACCTGGCCGACGCGACGATCCAGTCACGCAGCCGGCTGTCGCACCAGATCTCCCGCATGGAGGCCAAGGGCCTGGTGACCAGGGAGGACTGCCGCGACGACCGGCGGGGCACGTTCGCGGTGCTGACCGACGAGGGCTGGGAGACGATCCAGCGGGTGGCGCCGCACCACGTGGCGAGCGTGCGCGAGCACTTCGTCGACCGGCTCACCGACGACCAGCTCGAAGCGATCGACGCGGCCTACGGGCCGATCGTCGAGCGCCTCAAGAAGTTGCGCTGA
- a CDS encoding cation diffusion facilitator family transporter: protein MEQRDSGESLGTVLVAGAANLTIAVAKLVAGLFSGSAAMLSEAAHSAADTVTELLLLVAVRRAVRPPDRRHPFGHGKSGFFWAMMAAVATLVGGAGFSITHGLHVIEKGEELTNLTPSYIVLAVAFAMEAVSFFKALSQLRGQAARHDLDPVRLVRITSDTPLKAVLFEDAAALVGLVIAGAGLAASQLTGSALWDGLASVGIGLLLLVVALILMRSNISLLIGQAAPSHVQEGIKAELVAQPEVEEVVELLTMMIGPGSILVAAKIDFVDVASAAGVEIACDEVDRRLRERFSGISLVFLDPTPTRRR from the coding sequence ATGGAGCAGCGGGATTCAGGGGAGAGCCTGGGCACCGTCCTGGTGGCGGGCGCGGCCAATCTGACCATCGCCGTGGCCAAGCTCGTCGCGGGTCTGTTCAGCGGCTCGGCGGCGATGTTGTCGGAGGCGGCCCACTCGGCCGCCGACACCGTGACCGAGCTGCTGTTGCTGGTGGCGGTGCGCCGCGCGGTCCGGCCGCCGGACCGGCGGCATCCGTTCGGCCACGGCAAGAGCGGGTTCTTCTGGGCCATGATGGCGGCGGTCGCGACGCTGGTGGGCGGGGCCGGGTTCTCGATCACGCACGGACTGCACGTGATCGAGAAGGGCGAGGAGCTGACGAACCTCACCCCGTCGTACATCGTGCTGGCCGTCGCGTTCGCCATGGAGGCCGTCTCGTTCTTCAAGGCCCTCTCCCAGCTGCGCGGCCAGGCCGCCAGGCACGACCTCGACCCGGTCCGGCTGGTGCGGATCACCTCCGACACCCCGTTGAAGGCCGTGCTGTTCGAGGACGCGGCCGCTCTCGTGGGCCTGGTCATCGCCGGCGCCGGGCTGGCCGCGTCGCAGCTGACGGGCTCGGCGCTGTGGGACGGCCTGGCGTCGGTCGGGATCGGCCTGCTCCTGCTGGTGGTGGCGCTCATCCTGATGCGGTCGAACATCTCGCTGCTCATCGGCCAGGCGGCGCCCTCGCACGTGCAGGAGGGCATCAAGGCCGAGCTGGTGGCTCAGCCGGAGGTGGAGGAGGTGGTCGAGCTGCTCACCATGATGATCGGGCCCGGCTCCATCCTGGTGGCCGCCAAGATCGACTTCGTGGACGTGGCGAGCGCGGCGGGCGTGGAGATCGCCTGCGACGAGGTGGACCGGCGGCTGCGCGAGCGCTTCTCGGGGATCAGCCTGGTCTTCCTCGACCCCACCCCGACCCGCCGTCGCTGA